The following proteins are co-located in the Planktothrix tepida PCC 9214 genome:
- a CDS encoding Tn3 family transposase: protein WNTVYLEKAVDYLKQQGVDIPEEYLQHLSPLGWEHINLTGDYVWNLKQASGFDNLRPLRVKENRYR, encoded by the coding sequence TGGAATACGGTGTACTTAGAAAAAGCTGTTGATTATTTGAAACAACAGGGTGTGGATATTCCTGAAGAATATTTGCAACATTTGTCACCGTTGGGTTGGGAGCATATTAATCTTACAGGTGATTATGTTTGGAATCTAAAGCAGGCAAGCGGTTTTGACAACTTACGCCCTTTGCGGGTGAAAGAAAATAGGTATCGCTGA